Proteins co-encoded in one Mycobacterium mantenii genomic window:
- a CDS encoding FadR/GntR family transcriptional regulator, giving the protein MEVTSLREPKMADRVATVLRRMFIRGEITEGTMLPPESELMERFGVSRPTLREAFRVLESESLIQVQRGVRGGARVTRPRRETLARYAGLILEYEGVTVKDVYDARVTLEVPMVEQLAKDRNPKVIAELDQIVERESQLNPGSEAVDQLTDFHAAIARLSGNSTLQIVSDMLHHIIEKANRSLQPTKGTRAEQAVRRSAKTHRMVLDMIKDGDAEKAGELWKRHLQKAEEFVLTGAELSTVVDLLE; this is encoded by the coding sequence ATGGAGGTCACCAGTCTTCGGGAACCGAAGATGGCCGATCGGGTGGCCACGGTGCTGCGGCGGATGTTCATCCGCGGCGAGATCACCGAGGGCACCATGCTGCCACCCGAGTCTGAGCTGATGGAACGATTCGGGGTGTCCCGGCCGACGCTGCGCGAGGCGTTCCGCGTGCTCGAATCGGAGTCTCTAATTCAAGTGCAACGTGGGGTACGCGGCGGTGCGCGCGTCACCCGCCCACGTCGTGAAACGCTGGCCCGCTACGCCGGCCTGATCTTGGAGTACGAGGGCGTCACGGTCAAGGACGTCTACGACGCGCGGGTGACCCTGGAGGTCCCGATGGTCGAGCAGTTGGCCAAGGACCGCAATCCCAAGGTGATCGCCGAACTCGATCAGATCGTCGAGCGCGAATCGCAGCTGAATCCCGGCAGCGAAGCCGTCGATCAGCTCACCGACTTCCACGCTGCGATCGCGCGGTTGTCCGGCAACAGCACGCTGCAAATCGTCAGCGACATGCTGCATCACATCATCGAGAAGGCCAACCGGTCGCTCCAGCCCACCAAGGGCACGCGCGCCGAGCAGGCGGTCCGCCGCTCAGCGAAGACCCACCGGATGGTGCTGGACATGATCAAGGACGGCGACGCCGAGAAGGCCGGCGAGCTCTGGAAGCGCCACCTGCAGAAGGCAGAGGAGTTCGTTCTGACCGGCGCCGAATTGTCTACTGTCGTAGACCTTCTCGAATGA
- a CDS encoding acyl-CoA dehydrogenase family protein encodes MRRNIFDEIHDDFRASAREFFERECVPNVEKWERDGKVSREAWLAAGAAGLIGWEFDEKYGGLGVKDFRFNQIISEEMFATGSVGIGLGVQNDILVPYLNHLTTDEQKARWLPKFVSGEYIGSIAMSEPAAGSDLAGIKTTARDAGDHWVVNGQKTFISNGLLSKLVLTAVKTDTEARHKGISLLIIEDGMEGFTRGRKLDKIGQFSADTAELFFEDVKVPKENLVGELNRGFYHLVSNLPSERVGVACYALPAARRALDLTKAYALERTAFGQPIGKFQVNRHFLAEMQTKLDAAQTYLDQCVLSVNDGTLSDQDAAGLKWWTSEVQWEIIDRCLQMYGGYGYINEYEVARLWRDSRVQRLYAGTTEIMKDLMGRAMGY; translated from the coding sequence ATGCGCCGCAACATCTTCGATGAGATCCACGACGACTTTCGGGCCAGCGCGCGCGAATTCTTCGAGCGGGAATGCGTGCCGAACGTCGAGAAGTGGGAACGCGACGGCAAGGTCAGCCGCGAGGCATGGCTGGCCGCGGGGGCGGCCGGTCTGATCGGCTGGGAGTTCGACGAGAAGTACGGCGGCCTTGGCGTCAAGGATTTCCGGTTCAACCAGATCATCTCCGAGGAGATGTTTGCGACCGGGTCGGTGGGCATCGGCCTTGGCGTCCAGAACGACATCCTGGTGCCTTACCTCAACCACCTCACCACCGACGAACAGAAGGCCCGCTGGCTGCCCAAGTTCGTGTCCGGCGAATACATCGGCTCCATCGCGATGTCCGAACCCGCGGCCGGGTCCGACCTGGCGGGTATCAAGACGACTGCCCGTGACGCAGGCGACCACTGGGTGGTCAACGGCCAGAAGACCTTCATCAGCAACGGCTTGCTGTCCAAGCTGGTGCTGACCGCCGTCAAAACCGATACTGAAGCGCGCCACAAGGGCATCAGCCTCTTGATTATCGAAGACGGCATGGAGGGTTTCACCCGCGGCCGCAAGCTCGACAAGATCGGCCAGTTCTCCGCCGACACCGCCGAACTGTTCTTCGAGGACGTCAAGGTGCCCAAGGAGAACCTCGTCGGCGAGCTCAACCGCGGCTTCTACCATCTGGTCTCCAACCTGCCCAGCGAGCGGGTCGGCGTGGCCTGTTACGCGCTCCCGGCCGCTCGTCGCGCTCTGGACCTCACCAAGGCATATGCGTTGGAGCGCACCGCTTTCGGTCAGCCGATCGGCAAATTCCAGGTCAACAGACATTTCCTCGCCGAGATGCAGACCAAACTCGACGCCGCCCAGACTTATCTCGATCAGTGCGTGCTATCGGTCAACGACGGCACATTGTCCGACCAGGACGCCGCCGGCTTGAAGTGGTGGACCTCTGAGGTCCAGTGGGAGATCATCGACCGCTGCCTGCAGATGTACGGCGGCTATGGCTACATCAACGAGTACGAAGTGGCGAGGCTCTGGCGTGATTCGCGTGTGCAACGGCTCTACGCCGGCACCACCGAGATCATGAAGGACCTCATGGGACGGGCAATGGGGTACTAG
- a CDS encoding acyl-CoA dehydrogenase family protein, giving the protein MGAPTVDESWPMVEEAVFRLFDELAAKGTDEHLSVGPPLAELGWSDIEIEYPIQACELLFRAQGRSLLNSDSLNRVLLAELAPVQDGAVDGIVLPAIADGYRPSADAERVRGILLGPMPSNGRLVVPVSSPKGTVSIGIIDADGLDAERLDTFDPSAYWTQVTGPMTSELVDASAEWSHAIAAAHRALATELVALADEALRIAVEHVSVRIQFGAPIGSFQSPRHLLADASAGLEGARALLGETWQYGGELSALTAKAAAGRAHRAVSDATLQVCGAIGLTIEHELHRYVSRGFQIDSLFGSYQQLEALLADCLFADDSPEGTLPSIVSSTN; this is encoded by the coding sequence ATGGGCGCTCCCACAGTCGACGAATCATGGCCGATGGTTGAGGAAGCCGTCTTCCGGCTGTTCGACGAACTGGCCGCCAAGGGGACCGACGAACACCTTTCGGTCGGACCGCCACTGGCCGAACTGGGGTGGTCAGACATCGAGATTGAATACCCGATTCAGGCTTGCGAGTTGCTGTTTCGGGCCCAGGGCCGGTCGCTGCTCAACTCCGACTCACTGAACAGGGTCTTGCTGGCCGAGTTGGCCCCGGTGCAAGACGGCGCGGTCGACGGCATCGTGCTGCCGGCGATTGCTGACGGCTACCGTCCGAGCGCTGATGCCGAGCGGGTCCGCGGAATCCTGCTCGGGCCGATGCCGAGCAATGGACGACTGGTTGTCCCGGTGTCGAGCCCGAAGGGCACGGTGTCAATCGGGATTATCGACGCCGACGGTCTTGACGCCGAGAGGCTCGACACCTTCGACCCGTCGGCATATTGGACGCAGGTCACCGGGCCGATGACCAGCGAGCTGGTCGACGCCTCGGCTGAATGGAGTCATGCGATCGCCGCGGCGCACCGCGCTTTGGCCACCGAACTGGTCGCGCTGGCGGACGAAGCGCTTCGTATCGCCGTTGAACACGTGAGCGTCCGCATCCAGTTTGGTGCACCCATCGGATCGTTCCAATCGCCGCGTCATCTACTCGCCGACGCATCAGCGGGTCTGGAAGGTGCGCGCGCATTGCTCGGCGAAACATGGCAATACGGCGGGGAACTCTCCGCGTTGACCGCGAAGGCCGCCGCCGGGCGAGCCCATCGGGCAGTGTCCGACGCGACTCTGCAGGTATGCGGTGCGATCGGGCTGACCATCGAACACGAGCTGCACCGGTATGTGAGCCGTGGTTTCCAGATCGACTCCCTCTTCGGCTCCTACCAGCAACTCGAGGCACTGCTTGCCGACTGCCTCTTTGCCGACGACTCCCCCGAAGGGACCTTGCCCTCCATCGTGTCCTCGACCAATTAG
- a CDS encoding acyl-CoA dehydrogenase family protein encodes MSAPVDSTVASVRHPEYLSDVAAYRQDFRNWLSELDWADAWRTTAFDTAEDELAYHATVLARVYEAGWNRYGWPETAGGFGGTEIHRAVYFEELAAAMLPVPEQHWTLEVLGPALLKYAPELAAAYLPNYLRGAEWWGQGFSEPESGSDLAGLRCRATDDGAGGFVLNGQKIWTSQGPTATRFLVLVRTGTPESRHRGLSTLLVDSDAPGVTVRPITLASGRRELAEVFFDDVRVPRERLIGDVDAGWGVVMHLMQYERGMYGYAVLTTALTELSRLRAVMAVHGASSAHRERFAQLYVAVVAAQARAATTVRALAEGRMVGPNSSIDKLLFAKAEKEINDLTLDVRREWMIAGVGAEGGKELDAVRAKWWYTRAATIMGGTAEVQRGIIADHLLGLPKEKR; translated from the coding sequence TTGTCCGCCCCTGTCGACAGCACCGTGGCTAGTGTTCGCCACCCTGAGTACCTGTCCGACGTCGCAGCCTACCGTCAGGATTTCCGCAATTGGCTCAGCGAGTTGGACTGGGCCGACGCATGGCGCACGACGGCGTTCGATACAGCCGAAGACGAACTCGCCTACCACGCCACGGTCCTCGCTCGCGTCTACGAGGCCGGCTGGAATCGGTACGGCTGGCCGGAGACGGCGGGCGGATTCGGAGGCACCGAGATCCACCGCGCGGTGTACTTCGAAGAGTTGGCTGCGGCGATGCTGCCGGTTCCGGAACAGCACTGGACCCTTGAAGTGCTCGGACCTGCCCTGCTCAAGTACGCACCAGAGCTGGCCGCCGCGTATCTGCCGAACTATTTGCGTGGCGCGGAGTGGTGGGGTCAGGGCTTTTCCGAACCCGAATCCGGCAGCGACCTGGCCGGGCTGCGATGCCGGGCTACGGACGACGGCGCAGGCGGCTTCGTCCTCAACGGGCAGAAGATCTGGACCAGTCAGGGCCCGACCGCTACCCGATTCTTGGTGCTGGTGCGCACCGGCACACCGGAGAGCCGTCATCGTGGGCTGAGCACCCTGTTGGTCGATTCCGATGCTCCCGGGGTCACGGTGCGACCTATTACGTTGGCCAGCGGTCGCCGCGAATTGGCCGAGGTGTTCTTCGACGATGTCCGGGTGCCGCGTGAGCGGCTGATCGGCGACGTCGACGCCGGCTGGGGCGTGGTCATGCATCTGATGCAATACGAGCGCGGCATGTACGGCTACGCCGTGCTGACCACCGCACTGACTGAGCTGAGCCGGCTGCGGGCCGTGATGGCCGTCCACGGTGCGTCATCTGCCCACCGCGAACGCTTCGCACAGCTGTATGTGGCGGTGGTCGCCGCGCAGGCCCGTGCGGCAACCACAGTGCGCGCGCTGGCCGAGGGTCGGATGGTCGGTCCGAACAGCAGCATCGACAAACTTCTGTTCGCCAAGGCCGAAAAGGAGATCAACGACCTCACTCTCGACGTACGGCGGGAGTGGATGATCGCCGGGGTGGGCGCCGAGGGCGGCAAGGAGCTCGATGCCGTACGCGCGAAATGGTGGTACACCCGCGCCGCGACCATCATGGGCGGCACCGCCGAGGTGCAACGCGGCATCATCGCCGATCACCTGCTCGGGCTGCCGAAGGAGAAGCGGTGA
- a CDS encoding aldehyde dehydrogenase family protein, which produces MTASPVAAATVNFNPETRLFIDGRLRDSSTGKTVENVNPANEEVLGFAADASAEDMAEAIAAARRAFDTTDWSTNHEFRQHCLMQLHDALQQEKEDIRAELIAEVGATVGMTYIAQLEWPLADAIRWPAQYISKFAWERMLDQDAKMGVPYNRVVVKEPMGVVGAITPWNFPFEIISNKVGQILATGNTMVLKPAVETPWSALRWGRIIAEKTDIPAGVVNIVPASDNDIAQVLATDPRIDMVSFTGSTAVGKLIQRLSGDTMKRNMLELGGKSAYLILDDADMSMALPGCIGALMHSGQGCALATRMLVPRSHYDQAVEVASATFSSLTVGDPADPNTFCGPLVSAKQQARVLKYIETAKAEGGRITAGGGVPDGLDRGYFVAPTVVADVAPDHTIFQEEVFGPVLSITPYDGGDDGAVEMANNSNYGLAGGIHGSNERAMAVARRIRTGSLMINTGMYYGADAPFGGYKMSGIGRQNGIEGFEQHLQTKTIGYPL; this is translated from the coding sequence ATGACGGCTTCACCCGTCGCCGCTGCCACCGTCAACTTCAACCCCGAGACCCGGCTGTTCATCGACGGCCGGCTGCGTGACTCATCGACCGGAAAGACCGTCGAAAACGTCAACCCGGCCAATGAAGAAGTGCTGGGATTCGCCGCCGACGCCAGTGCCGAGGACATGGCGGAGGCCATCGCCGCCGCCCGCCGTGCGTTCGACACCACCGACTGGTCGACCAACCACGAGTTCCGGCAACACTGCCTGATGCAGTTGCACGACGCGTTGCAGCAGGAAAAAGAAGACATTCGCGCCGAGCTGATCGCCGAAGTCGGCGCGACGGTCGGGATGACCTACATCGCGCAGCTGGAATGGCCGCTGGCCGATGCGATCCGGTGGCCGGCGCAATACATCTCGAAGTTCGCCTGGGAGCGGATGCTCGACCAGGACGCCAAGATGGGCGTGCCGTACAACCGCGTCGTGGTCAAGGAGCCGATGGGCGTCGTCGGCGCCATCACGCCATGGAACTTCCCGTTCGAGATCATCAGCAACAAGGTGGGTCAGATCCTGGCCACCGGGAACACGATGGTGCTCAAGCCCGCCGTCGAGACGCCGTGGAGCGCGCTGCGGTGGGGCCGGATCATCGCCGAGAAGACCGACATTCCGGCTGGTGTCGTCAACATCGTCCCGGCGTCGGACAACGACATCGCGCAGGTGCTCGCCACCGACCCGCGGATCGACATGGTGTCTTTCACCGGATCAACCGCGGTCGGCAAGCTCATCCAGCGGCTGTCCGGGGACACCATGAAGCGCAACATGCTCGAGCTCGGCGGCAAGTCGGCGTATCTGATACTCGACGACGCCGACATGAGCATGGCACTGCCCGGCTGTATCGGGGCACTGATGCATTCCGGGCAGGGCTGTGCGCTGGCCACCCGGATGCTGGTGCCGCGCTCGCATTACGACCAGGCCGTCGAGGTCGCCTCGGCGACATTCAGCTCCCTTACCGTCGGTGACCCCGCGGATCCGAATACCTTCTGCGGGCCGTTGGTGTCGGCCAAGCAACAGGCCCGGGTGCTCAAATACATCGAGACCGCCAAGGCCGAAGGCGGCCGGATCACTGCCGGCGGCGGCGTGCCCGACGGTCTGGACCGGGGATACTTCGTGGCACCGACCGTCGTTGCCGATGTCGCACCGGACCACACGATCTTCCAGGAGGAGGTCTTCGGGCCGGTGCTGTCCATCACTCCGTACGACGGCGGTGACGACGGCGCCGTCGAGATGGCGAACAACTCCAACTACGGGCTGGCCGGCGGAATCCACGGCTCCAACGAGCGGGCGATGGCGGTCGCCCGCCGTATCCGCACGGGCTCGCTGATGATCAACACCGGCATGTACTACGGCGCCGACGCCCCGTTCGGTGGATACAAGATGAGCGGCATCGGCAGGCAGAACGGCATCGAGGGCTTCGAGCAGCACCTGCAGACCAAGACGATCGGCTACCCCCTATGA
- a CDS encoding CaiB/BaiF CoA transferase family protein → MSDILSGIRVVELAAWTFVPAAGAVLADWGADVIKVEHPETGDPQRGLISSGIVTGAGGVNHFVEQPNRGKRSIGLDTSTPAGLELLMKLIETADVFVTNLLPDSRQRMGIDVEQVRARNPKIIYARGHGYGTRGDLASQGGFDLAAYWARGGIGDAYSAGDGSYPPIQRPAFGDSYGGLAIAGGIAAALVKRERTGEPSVVDVSLLNAAIWQLGPDIVGAGVTGQDIPKFKLDEMPNPVASIYKTRDNRFIAFVLLQADRFWADFCTRLGRADLIEDERFASAVARFGNRKECIGELRNAFESQDLSHWEKAFAGFDGVWDVMHTAHEVHSDPQAIANGYLPKVSDANDNKFALAASPVQFDETPLDLTCAPGHGEHTDALLAELGFSEEEIIDFKINSVVL, encoded by the coding sequence ATGAGCGATATCCTCAGCGGAATCCGTGTCGTTGAGTTGGCCGCCTGGACGTTCGTTCCCGCCGCCGGCGCGGTGCTGGCCGACTGGGGCGCGGACGTCATCAAGGTCGAACACCCGGAAACCGGTGATCCGCAGCGTGGCCTGATCAGCTCCGGGATCGTCACCGGCGCAGGGGGAGTCAACCACTTCGTCGAGCAGCCCAACCGCGGCAAGCGCAGCATCGGCCTAGACACCTCCACTCCGGCGGGTTTGGAGCTGCTGATGAAGCTGATCGAAACCGCCGACGTCTTCGTCACGAACCTGCTGCCGGACTCGCGTCAACGGATGGGGATCGACGTCGAGCAGGTGCGTGCGCGCAACCCCAAGATCATCTATGCCCGCGGCCACGGCTACGGCACCCGTGGCGACCTCGCCTCGCAGGGCGGCTTCGATCTGGCTGCCTATTGGGCGCGCGGCGGTATCGGCGATGCCTATTCGGCGGGTGACGGGTCGTACCCGCCGATTCAGCGCCCGGCATTCGGTGACTCCTACGGCGGGTTGGCGATCGCGGGAGGTATCGCGGCGGCCCTGGTGAAACGCGAGCGCACCGGCGAACCGTCGGTGGTGGACGTCTCGCTGCTCAACGCCGCGATCTGGCAGTTGGGTCCGGATATCGTCGGTGCCGGCGTCACCGGTCAGGACATCCCTAAGTTCAAACTGGACGAGATGCCCAACCCGGTGGCCAGCATCTACAAGACGCGCGACAACCGATTCATCGCGTTCGTGCTACTGCAGGCCGACCGATTCTGGGCGGACTTCTGCACCCGGCTGGGCCGCGCCGACCTGATCGAGGACGAGCGGTTCGCCAGCGCGGTGGCGCGGTTCGGCAACCGCAAAGAATGCATCGGCGAGTTGCGCAACGCCTTTGAGTCTCAGGATCTCTCACACTGGGAGAAGGCATTCGCCGGTTTCGACGGCGTGTGGGACGTGATGCATACCGCTCACGAGGTGCACAGTGATCCACAGGCGATCGCCAACGGGTATCTGCCCAAGGTTTCCGATGCGAACGACAACAAGTTCGCACTGGCGGCCAGTCCCGTGCAGTTCGACGAGACTCCCTTAGACCTGACATGTGCGCCCGGCCACGGCGAGCACACCGACGCGCTGCTTGCCGAACTCGGCTTCAGCGAGGAGGAGATCATCGACTTCAAAATCAATTCGGTTGTGCTGTAG
- a CDS encoding VOC family protein, whose product MGSDELARRFLHVNLNCESLDTTERLYVGQLGLSARMRTDPKVPTNGSILGIDGDETFCETSFLYDSRGGRAGCALEAIEFHKPALKADRNSDPTRPGIRSTLLTVADLDATVTALRDVGITLSGPVDGLISGSKSVLALDSDGAVIELAEAPSDKPGAVFAGIRIASIDAAATGEFLTAIGFDEVEVAAQVEVVGDQLTPGGSPNPVKCTVSRYALAEDAHQFSLTVVEHPDTRKADPVPWGGNHQGLYRCALRVENTEAAMSLVPDSVEVMGDPVWCPLPGTKIDGLYISFLRSPDGVVFEFVERPLKYFTPAKG is encoded by the coding sequence GTGGGTTCCGACGAACTTGCGCGGCGATTCCTGCACGTCAACCTCAACTGTGAATCGCTGGACACCACCGAGAGGCTCTACGTCGGGCAGCTCGGACTCTCGGCGCGCATGCGCACCGATCCCAAAGTTCCGACCAACGGCAGCATCCTGGGCATCGACGGCGACGAAACATTCTGTGAGACATCGTTTCTCTACGACTCCCGAGGCGGCCGCGCGGGATGTGCCTTGGAGGCCATCGAGTTTCACAAGCCGGCGCTAAAAGCCGACCGGAACAGCGACCCGACTCGTCCCGGCATCCGGTCGACGCTGCTGACGGTGGCCGATCTCGACGCTACCGTCACGGCGCTGCGCGACGTTGGCATCACCTTGAGTGGGCCGGTCGACGGGCTGATCTCCGGCTCCAAATCGGTTCTCGCGCTCGACTCGGACGGCGCGGTCATCGAGCTCGCCGAAGCCCCGAGCGACAAGCCGGGGGCGGTGTTCGCCGGAATCCGTATCGCTTCGATCGACGCAGCCGCGACGGGCGAGTTCCTCACTGCCATCGGTTTCGACGAGGTGGAGGTCGCGGCGCAGGTTGAGGTCGTCGGCGACCAGCTCACGCCCGGTGGATCGCCCAATCCCGTCAAATGCACGGTGTCGCGGTACGCCCTTGCTGAGGACGCGCATCAGTTCAGCCTTACCGTTGTGGAGCATCCCGACACCCGCAAGGCGGATCCGGTGCCGTGGGGCGGGAATCATCAAGGGCTGTACCGGTGCGCGCTGCGGGTGGAGAACACCGAGGCGGCGATGTCGTTGGTCCCGGATTCGGTTGAGGTGATGGGTGATCCGGTGTGGTGCCCGCTGCCGGGAACGAAGATTGACGGGCTGTACATCTCTTTCCTGCGTTCGCCCGACGGGGTGGTCTTCGAATTCGTCGAGCGGCCGCTGAAGTACTTCACTCCGGCAAAGGGTTGA